A genomic segment from Agelaius phoeniceus isolate bAgePho1 chromosome 2, bAgePho1.hap1, whole genome shotgun sequence encodes:
- the RAB39A gene encoding ras-related protein Rab-39A translates to MPGVGAIGARCTHRPRRSPRKSPKAEPGQTGAAMDAAIWIYQFRLIVLGDSTVGKSCLLHRFTEGRFPGPLHSDPTVGVDFFSRLVEIEPGKRIKLQLWDTAGQERFRSITRSYYRNSVGGLLVFDITNRRSFEHVKDWLEEAKMHVQPFQIVFLLVGHKCDLVSQREVTREEAEKLSSDCGMKYIETSAKDATNVEESFTILTRDIYELVKNGEISIQDGWEGVKSGFVPNVVHSSEEAVKPRRQCIC, encoded by the exons ATGCCGGGCGTGGGGGCGATCGGGGCGCGGTGCACGCACCGGCCGcgcaggagccccaggaaaagCCCCAAGGCAGAGCCGGGCCAGACCGGGGCCGCCATGGACGCGGCGATCTGGATCTACCAGTTCCGGCTGATCGTCCTGGGCGACTCTACCGTGGGCAAGTCCTGCCTCTTGCACCGCTTCACCGAGGGCCGCTTCCCGGGGCCACTGCACTCTGACCCCACCGTGGGGGTGGACTTCTTCTCCCGGCTGGTAGAGATCGAGCCCGGCAAGAGGATCAAGCTACAGCTCTGGGACACGGCGGGGCAGGAGCGTTTCAG ATCAATAACACGCTCTTATTATCGCAATTCTGTGGGTGGCCTACTAGTATTTGACATCACAAATCGACGATCTTTTGAGCATGTGAAGGACTGGCTGGAAGAAGCAAAAATGCACGTGCAGCCCTTTCAGATTGTGTTCCTGTTAGTAGGACACAAATGTGACTTAGTGTCACAGCGCGAGGTTACGAGAGAAGAAGCTGAAAAACTGTCATCTGACTGTGGTATGAAATATATAGAAACTTCAGCAAAAGATGCCACAAATGTCGAAGAGTCCTTTACAATTCTTACACGAGATATCTATGAACTTGTAAAAAATGGAGAAATCTCAATACAAGATGGATGGGAAGGTGTCAAGAGCGGCTTTGTTCCAAATGTTGTACATTCATCAGAAGAAGCTGTAAAGCCCAGGAGACAGTGCATCTGCTGA